Part of the Bacteriovorax stolpii genome, ATTGAATCAATGGTTAATGGGCGCTTAATCGCAACTTATAAACTGCACTCTCCTATTTTATATAAAGGCAGAAAAATTGATGTGCTGGAACTTCCTGCTCCAAAACCTGGGCATTCATACGCTTCAGGACTTGAGCATGTGGAGTTCGTAACAACTGAGTCTCTCCATTCAATTGTAGAAAACAATCCAACGTGTTCATTTGAAACTCAAGGGATCAATAAAGAAATCAATGCGGACATTACCCTTAGACTTGGTGAGTACTGTATTCGTTTTCACAACCAGACGTTGGAAGATGTGATTGCACAGGAAAAACTACAAGAAAAGAAACTAATGGGTAAGAACTAATGTCTGATTTAAACACAATTAAAAACCGTCTGGAAAAAAACTATAAGCACAGATTGAAATGGGCAAAAAGAGAAGGCCTTGAAGCTTTCCGACTTTATGAAAAAGACATCCCTGACTTTCCTTTTATTGTCGATGTCTATAAAGACAATGCCGTCATTTTTGAAAAGCGCGATGAAGAAATCGATGCGGATAAGTTCTCGCACTTTGAATACATCATCAGCGCCGTTAAAGATCTGCTTAATATTGGCGAAGAAAAAGTCGTCATCAAGTCGCGCTTTAGACAAAAAGGCACAACTCAATACACAAAGCTGGAAGAAAAAAATGAGTTCTTCCCGGTTAAAGAATATAAAGCAAACTTCCTGGTTAACCTTCACGACTACCTGGACACTGGATTATTCCTGGATCATAGACCTCTAAGACAAATCGTCACCAAGTCTTCCGAAGGAAAAAAAGTCCTGAACCTTTTTTCATACACTGGCTCAATCAGTGTAATGGCCGCCCTTGGTGGCGCTCGTCAGGTGACGAGTGTTGATATGTCAG contains:
- a CDS encoding VOC family protein, with the translated sequence MKSLNDIITDPVLFLDKLFSLIEKTGMNVDKYYLDHICYRVGSESEYQEKRSELSHHGDMLIESMVNGRLIATYKLHSPILYKGRKIDVLELPAPKPGHSYASGLEHVEFVTTESLHSIVENNPTCSFETQGINKEINADITLRLGEYCIRFHNQTLEDVIAQEKLQEKKLMGKN
- a CDS encoding class I SAM-dependent methyltransferase, which gives rise to MSDLNTIKNRLEKNYKHRLKWAKREGLEAFRLYEKDIPDFPFIVDVYKDNAVIFEKRDEEIDADKFSHFEYIISAVKDLLNIGEEKVVIKSRFRQKGTTQYTKLEEKNEFFPVKEYKANFLVNLHDYLDTGLFLDHRPLRQIVTKSSEGKKVLNLFSYTGSISVMAALGGARQVTSVDMSATYMDWAKRNFEENGIVLKDHIFIVDSALDYLEKASSRFDMIILDPPTFSNSKKMEEDFEVEKDQVFLVKHCMRLLAPEGVLYFSNNKRKFKMAEELMGAYNIQDITGKTIPEDYRDQKVHHCFKITHKGKV